From one Mobula birostris isolate sMobBir1 chromosome 18, sMobBir1.hap1, whole genome shotgun sequence genomic stretch:
- the lrit2 gene encoding leucine-rich repeat, immunoglobulin-like domain and transmembrane domain-containing protein 2, with product MGMKWNVFCLFLICCTERTIASCVIECSCRNESFGRSLICVTSALGRIPKDVPSDVKKIRIENSHLAELPQGAFSTALDLEYLWLNFNGITVMHTRCMQGLSKLSELRLQGNKLHSVPWTAFQDSPALKILDLKHNRLDALPEYALGYLTNLTYLDLSFNRLTVVSGDVFLNWPVYLRTRQHDDPGDGVSNVVLALHDNPWFCDCRLEGLIDFFKSVSRPIILMNSYLTCSGPDSRAGSFFYDVELKSCFKALVISENTNISVPLGQKVHLSCTAKGNPTPTVWWTNGVKIIRKFNVTLTNIDEETVKSELVIPSAQGADKGNYSCIAANYLGNSSVQILVKVLTSITFPTPSSLPPSPSSEENVYIDLRIAKQTVYGITLQWHAVTQKPDETSYTLHFGKFEDSKREKIYIGPGVNTYSVNDLFPATKYKVCVTLRNQSPKRGQCIVFVTGTDISEMEQREKLIHIIVIVCAMVLAVPAGMYACTTDTHFSCFDKCTNACRRQRRSGRTLRKGAPNVTFDSLQTGSDAELCNRESKEDRKRHKKSDDKAHKTKTDVKNSDELY from the exons ATGGGCATGAAGTGGAATGTTTTCTGTCTTTTCCTCATCTGTTGTACTGAACGGACAATTGCATCCTGCGTAATAGAGTGTTCCTGCAGAAATGAGAGCTTTGGAAG GAGTCTGATTTGTGTGACTTCAGCTCTGGGAAGAATACCAAAGGATGTCCCATCCGATGTTAAGAAAATCAGGATAGAAAATTCTCACTTAGCTGAATTGCCCCAGGGTGCATTCTCCACAGCCCTTGACTTGGAATACCTGTGGCTGAATTTTAATGGAATTACAGTAATGCACACAAGATGCATGCAGGGCCTGAGCAAACTATCCGAGTTGCGTCTACAAGGGAATAAACTGCATTCAGTACCATGGACAGCGTTCCAGGACAGTCCGGCTTTGAAAATCTTGGATTTGAAGCACAATAGACTTGATGCTCTTCCAGAATATGCGCTGGGGTACCTTACCAACTTGACTTATTTGGATCTATCCTTCAATAGGCTAACAGTGGTTTCTGGAGATGTGTTCTTAAACTGGCCAGTCTATCTGAGAACACGGCAGCATGATGACCCGGGAGATGGGGTCTCCAATGTTGTCCTAGCTCTCCATGATAATCCATGGTTCTGTGATTGTCGTCTTGAAGGTCTCATAGATTTCTTCAAATCCGTGAGCCGCCCTATTATTCTGATGAATTCTTACCTAACCTGTTCAGGACCTGATTCCAGGGCGGGGAGCTTTTTCTACGACGTGGAACTAAAGAGTTGTTTTAAAGCATTAGTCATCTCTGAAAACACAAACATTAGTGTTCCACTTGGACAGAAAGTACATCTATCCTGTACAGCTAAAGGAAATCCTACTCCTACAGTGTGGTGGACAAATGGTGTGAAGATCATTCGGAAATTTAACG TAACACTCACAAATATTGATGAAGAAACTGTGAAATCCGAGCTGGTCATTCCATCAGCGCAGGGCGCAGACAAAGGAAACTACAGCTGCATTGCTGCTAATTACCTCGGAAACTCATCTGTGCAGATCCTGGTGAAAGTTCTGACTTCAATAACTTTTCCCACCCCCTCTTCCTTGCCCCCATCACCCTCCTCCGAGGAGAATGTTTACATAGATCTCAGGATTGCAAAGCAGACGGTATATGGGATAACCCTTCAGTGGCATGCAGTAACACAGAAACCTGATGAGACTTCGTACACCCTACACTTTGGGAAGTTTGAAGATTCTAAAAGGGAGAAGATTTACATAGGGCCGGGGGTGAATACTTACTCAGTGAATGATCTGTTTCCAGCAACCAAGTACAAAGTGTGTGTGACGCTAAGGAACCAATCCCCAAAGAGAGGTCAGTGCATTGTGTTTGTTACGGGCACCGATATCAGTGAAATGGAACAGCGGGAGAAGCTTATCCACATCATCGTCATTGTCTGCGCCATGGTTCTGGCGGTCCCGGCCGGAATGTACGCGTGCACCACTGACACTCATTTCAGCTGCTTTGACAAATGCACCAACGCTTGCCGGCGGCAAAGACGCAGCGGCCGGACGCTGAGGAAAGGGGCGCCGAACGTCACCTTCGACAGCTTGCAGACAGGGAGCGATGCTGAGCTCTGCAACAGAGAGTCCAAGGAGGACAGGAAGAGACATAAAAAGTCAGACGATAAAGCCCACAAGACCAAAACGGATGTTAAGAACAGTGATGAATTGTATTAG